The proteins below are encoded in one region of Belonocnema kinseyi isolate 2016_QV_RU_SX_M_011 chromosome 1, B_treatae_v1, whole genome shotgun sequence:
- the LOC117170681 gene encoding uncharacterized protein LOC117170681 isoform X1, with translation MKIAILFLTSMVYLNFTGAMIGKKGHQPAILSPTYLTVPPGSIAFVQMPTDRVYKGTLKSGREYPSWLISKSENYKKITIERFFLYVPQRYCRLSWTADIEDCGYERNNSPVQGYTGYVKTDEGVFMADLVLEPELEIIEEVVETIPHIFIKSYLDNKIYGGALRRLEKKNIPGWILRYTGREIQKRQNSCLFCYPFKK, from the exons ATGAAGATCGCCATTCTATTTTTAACCAGCATGGTTTACCTGAATTTTACAG gtGCAATGATAGGAAAAAAAGGACATCAACCAGCAATACTATCCCCAACTTATCTAACGGTTCCTCCTGGAAGCATAGCTTTCGTACAAATGCCAACTGACCGTGTTTATAAAGGAACTCTTAAAAGTGGACGTGAATATCCGAGCTGGCTAATTTCAAAGagtgaaaattataagaaaattacaaTCGAGCGTTTTTTTCTATATGTTCCTCAAAGGTATTGTCGCCTTAGCTGGACAGCCGATATCGAAGACTGTGGTTATGAACGTAATAATTCCCCAGTTCAAGGCTATACCGGATATGTGAAAACAGATGAGGGTGTGTTCATGGCCGATCTTGTGCTTGAGCCTGAACTTGAAATAATAGAGGAAGTGGTTGAAACAATAccacacatttttataaaatcttatctaGATAACAAAATTTATGGGGGCGCGCTAAGACgtcttgagaaaaaaaatattcctggCTGGATATTAAGATATACTGGTCGTGAAATTCAGAAGCGGCAGAACAGCTGTTTATTTTGTTACCCATTCAAAAAATGA